From a single Candidatus Bathyarchaeota archaeon genomic region:
- the amrB gene encoding AmmeMemoRadiSam system protein B, with protein MPSIRRPVVASQFYEGDAEALRAQLTSCFLHRLGPQKHPTINKTTHPREIVGLICPHAGYMYSGPVAAHAFYHLAQDGKPDTVVLLGPNHTGYGSALSIMREGTWQTPLGKIEIDTALADDILHETKYLDIDELAHRFEHSLEVQLPFLQYLYGDNFKIVPISYLMQDYDSAVEIGRALTEALDATNTVVIASSDMTHYESAKSAAAKDHKALNRVAALDAKGFFDVVEAENISACGYAPITSLITYADGVCAKAELLSYHNSGDITGDPSSVVGYAAVCFKKQP; from the coding sequence TTGCCCAGCATTCGGCGTCCAGTTGTTGCTTCTCAATTTTATGAGGGCGACGCCGAAGCGCTTAGAGCACAGCTTACCTCCTGTTTCCTTCATAGACTCGGACCACAAAAACATCCAACCATAAACAAAACTACCCATCCACGAGAAATCGTGGGTTTAATTTGCCCCCACGCAGGCTACATGTACAGCGGCCCCGTGGCGGCACATGCTTTTTACCATTTAGCCCAAGATGGCAAACCCGACACCGTCGTCTTGCTTGGCCCCAACCACACGGGTTACGGAAGCGCCCTCTCGATTATGCGTGAAGGCACCTGGCAGACACCACTGGGCAAAATCGAAATCGACACAGCCTTAGCCGACGACATACTGCACGAAACCAAATACCTCGACATCGACGAATTAGCACACCGCTTCGAACACTCTTTGGAGGTGCAGTTACCCTTTCTGCAGTACCTATACGGCGACAACTTCAAAATCGTGCCGATAAGCTACCTGATGCAGGATTACGATTCAGCCGTCGAAATCGGCAGAGCCCTAACTGAAGCCCTAGACGCCACAAACACCGTGGTTATCGCTTCCTCAGATATGACGCATTACGAATCCGCTAAATCAGCAGCCGCCAAAGACCACAAAGCGCTAAATCGAGTTGCCGCTCTTGACGCCAAAGGCTTCTTTGATGTCGTCGAAGCAGAAAACATCAGTGCCTGCGGTTACGCTCCAATCACCAGCCTAATCACCTACGCAGACGGCGTCTGCGCCAAAGCTGAACTTCTCAGCTACCACAATAGCGGCGACATAACAGGCGACCCCTCAAGCGTCGTCGGATACGCAGCTGTGTGCTTCAAAAAACAGCCCTAA
- the rpsB gene encoding 30S ribosomal protein S2 yields MSEDQVKENQPTENLPEEEPVEEQIETVEAPVEETVEAAPDVAEDEVADEAVDEDIEVSETGPEETLLLPRDTLLSAGIHIGTRMKTLDMEPFIYRVRPDGLFVLDVKKTDDRIRTTAKFLSRYEPSKVAIAATRLYAHEPVKMFCKLTGATPLIGRFIPGQLSNPQYQNRVDPEVIVVCDPRADAQAVKEASTVGIPIVALCSTDNEFAGVDLVIPTNNKGRRALAVIFWLLARQVLRERGELGPDKDPPVTIEDFEAKVTREEEEEP; encoded by the coding sequence ATGTCTGAAGACCAAGTAAAAGAAAATCAACCAACAGAAAATCTACCTGAAGAAGAACCAGTCGAGGAACAAATCGAAACCGTAGAGGCTCCTGTGGAAGAAACCGTTGAAGCCGCACCTGACGTAGCGGAAGACGAAGTCGCCGACGAAGCAGTAGACGAGGATATCGAGGTTTCCGAAACTGGCCCAGAAGAGACTCTGCTTCTCCCAAGAGACACCCTGCTAAGCGCAGGCATCCACATCGGCACAAGGATGAAGACCCTTGACATGGAACCCTTCATTTACCGTGTTCGACCAGACGGCTTATTCGTCCTAGATGTAAAGAAAACAGACGACCGCATCCGTACAACCGCAAAGTTCCTTTCACGCTACGAACCATCTAAAGTTGCCATCGCAGCAACCCGCTTATACGCACATGAACCAGTCAAAATGTTCTGCAAACTAACCGGCGCAACCCCACTCATCGGCAGATTCATCCCAGGACAACTCAGCAACCCACAGTACCAGAACCGTGTTGACCCCGAAGTCATAGTTGTATGTGACCCACGTGCAGACGCTCAAGCAGTTAAAGAAGCATCCACAGTCGGCATACCAATAGTCGCATTATGCAGCACCGACAACGAATTCGCAGGCGTCGACTTAGTCATCCCAACCAACAACAAAGGCCGCCGCGCACTCGCAGTCATCTTCTGGCTACTTGCACGCCAAGTCCTCCGCGAAAGAGGCGAACTAGGCCCCGACAAAGACCCACCAGTCACCATCGAAGACTTCGAAGCCAAAGTTACACGCGAAGAGGAGGAGGAACCCTAG
- a CDS encoding phosphopyruvate hydratase, which translates to MSSIIEDLIARKIFNNRGEETIEVDVITAGGFGRAGAPAGKSRGKAEVIYYPQGGVEAAIKKVDELVAPELAGLNADFQEEIDNTLHEIDGTADLKNIGGNTAFAISLANAEAAANSHGLLLFQFLGGNAANTMPYPLGNCISGGAHARGGKTPSIQEYLALPHGAESFLEAQTANTLIHKKIYESLKKKSSTFTGGKSDEGAWIANIGTDDAFEVIARACEEVGNEMDFECGFGIDVAASNFWKPKEEKYVYEMEGKKRDTSEQLEYMLELIEKYHLNFVEDPFHEDDFESFAELTKKAKNCIICGDDLFTTNTERLNNGIKINAGNAIIIKVNQIGTLTDAAETIETAQHNGYRAVVSHRSGDTCDWHIAHLAVAYRCPIIKTGVVEGARIAKLNELIRIEHFLGTRAKMADLNIR; encoded by the coding sequence GTGTCATCAATCATCGAGGACCTCATAGCTAGGAAAATTTTCAATAACCGCGGAGAAGAAACTATAGAAGTCGATGTAATAACAGCAGGCGGATTTGGACGTGCAGGCGCACCCGCAGGCAAAAGCCGAGGCAAAGCCGAAGTCATCTATTATCCGCAGGGCGGCGTAGAAGCAGCCATAAAGAAAGTTGACGAATTGGTCGCTCCCGAACTCGCAGGGTTAAACGCTGATTTCCAAGAAGAAATCGACAATACCCTTCACGAAATCGACGGCACAGCGGACCTAAAAAACATCGGCGGTAACACCGCATTCGCCATCAGCCTCGCTAATGCGGAAGCAGCCGCAAACTCACACGGTTTACTTCTATTCCAGTTTTTGGGCGGAAACGCCGCAAACACCATGCCCTATCCATTGGGTAACTGTATAAGCGGTGGTGCACATGCCCGAGGCGGCAAAACCCCAAGCATCCAAGAATACCTCGCCCTGCCCCATGGCGCAGAGAGCTTCCTTGAAGCCCAAACCGCCAACACCCTTATCCACAAAAAAATTTATGAATCGCTTAAGAAGAAAAGCAGCACCTTTACGGGCGGCAAAAGCGACGAAGGCGCATGGATAGCTAACATCGGCACCGACGACGCTTTTGAAGTGATCGCGAGAGCCTGTGAGGAAGTGGGAAACGAGATGGATTTTGAATGCGGCTTCGGCATAGACGTCGCGGCCTCCAACTTTTGGAAGCCTAAAGAAGAGAAATACGTTTACGAGATGGAGGGCAAAAAACGCGACACTTCCGAGCAGCTTGAATACATGCTTGAGTTAATCGAGAAGTATCATCTGAATTTTGTCGAAGACCCCTTCCATGAAGATGACTTCGAAAGCTTCGCCGAACTCACCAAAAAAGCTAAAAATTGCATAATCTGCGGCGATGATTTATTCACAACCAATACTGAAAGGTTAAATAACGGAATTAAGATTAACGCTGGAAACGCCATCATCATCAAAGTCAACCAGATAGGCACCTTAACCGATGCAGCTGAAACAATCGAGACAGCCCAGCATAACGGTTACCGCGCCGTTGTTTCCCACCGCAGTGGAGACACATGCGACTGGCACATCGCACACTTGGCTGTCGCCTACAGATGCCCCATCATAAAAACAGGCGTCGTGGAAGGTGCACGTATAGCCAAACTAAACGAGCTCATCAGAATCGAGCATTTCCTTGGCACCCGAGCCAAGATGGCTGACTTAAACATACGCTAA
- a CDS encoding restriction endonuclease produces MNYDPHVERIFQDTVEAHFKLMGYNTRPHTALHTRPTHIRAEMHTHPKGPQKILIACTHNQSLDLPQVQKFCSKVAFARETHQADSGLLISNKEFSPEAITWCEKHCSFVKLKTFKELILTSAKCRKLLKKFPTEEIS; encoded by the coding sequence ATGAACTACGATCCACATGTTGAAAGAATATTTCAAGACACAGTCGAAGCACACTTCAAATTAATGGGCTACAACACGCGACCCCACACTGCCTTACACACACGCCCAACCCACATCCGCGCAGAAATGCATACACACCCCAAAGGTCCACAAAAAATCCTCATAGCCTGCACCCACAACCAATCCCTTGATCTCCCACAAGTACAGAAATTCTGCTCCAAAGTTGCCTTCGCCAGAGAAACCCATCAAGCCGACTCTGGATTACTCATATCCAACAAAGAATTCAGCCCCGAAGCCATCACTTGGTGCGAAAAACACTGCTCATTTGTCAAGCTAAAAACCTTCAAAGAACTGATCTTAACCTCAGCAAAATGCCGCAAACTGCTAAAGAAATTCCCAACAGAAGAAATAAGCTAA
- a CDS encoding YkgJ family cysteine cluster protein, whose product MIDTTYVHLEFESKDGVWSINLPFVCDQCGVCCKMEDFLVAGKVKITPKENPQLHAKIQAIYEEMGKRWEKDSAEYDRYIMHTPCPFLENKKCSIYPVRPDGCRQFPNTPFGFQSRDCKPLNRFKQQTAALCRGTKAKRTMHFTTDVLKQSCFSEKQYQRCIEKLRKNGITEDELKLFELLNKQLKEK is encoded by the coding sequence ATGATTGACACCACCTATGTACATTTAGAATTCGAATCTAAAGACGGCGTATGGTCGATTAATTTACCTTTTGTCTGCGACCAATGCGGTGTCTGCTGCAAAATGGAAGATTTCTTAGTGGCAGGCAAAGTAAAAATAACCCCAAAAGAAAACCCGCAGTTACACGCTAAAATACAAGCCATCTACGAGGAAATGGGTAAACGCTGGGAAAAAGATTCAGCGGAATACGACCGATACATCATGCACACACCCTGCCCTTTCTTAGAGAACAAAAAATGCTCAATCTACCCCGTTCGACCTGACGGTTGCCGGCAATTCCCCAACACCCCATTCGGATTCCAATCCCGGGACTGCAAACCCCTAAACCGATTCAAACAGCAAACGGCGGCGCTTTGCAGGGGCACAAAAGCCAAGCGAACTATGCACTTTACGACAGATGTTCTTAAGCAGTCGTGTTTTTCTGAAAAACAATATCAACGTTGTATAGAAAAACTGCGGAAAAACGGCATAACAGAGGATGAACTTAAGTTGTTTGAATTACTCAATAAACAGTTAAAGGAAAAATAG
- a CDS encoding DUF996 domain-containing protein, giving the protein MTIQSNRTFGGTGACLMLLGVISTIISVVQLGVLQSSLNLWTLIIASVLSFLTFVGFILFLVAMYGFSKDYAERRIFNYILYGLIIAVVMAIIIGIFWLAIFMVSIFSLISSGLTPSASTPQIQSLITPYYAPLLAAMTVVSLVWVLFNYKAFNLLAEKSATPLFRIAAKIFVAGGVVNVAVGVVFAVLGLLGLIGYYEMLLASFPGGLIQYVAWGFVAKGFFSIPVSEPSYTAATFTGQGKYCPHCGALNQSDAVYCSRCGQQLGA; this is encoded by the coding sequence GTGACTATTCAGAGCAACAGAACTTTCGGCGGCACTGGAGCATGCCTAATGTTACTCGGGGTAATCAGCACAATTATATCAGTCGTGCAACTCGGTGTGCTGCAAAGTTCTTTAAATTTATGGACACTCATCATCGCAAGCGTACTTTCCTTCTTGACTTTTGTAGGGTTCATTTTATTCCTAGTTGCAATGTACGGTTTCTCCAAAGACTACGCAGAAAGAAGAATATTCAACTACATTCTCTATGGACTAATAATTGCAGTTGTTATGGCTATAATAATCGGGATATTCTGGTTAGCCATATTTATGGTCAGCATATTCAGTTTAATTTCCTCTGGCCTAACACCATCTGCATCAACGCCCCAAATACAATCCCTAATAACACCTTACTACGCACCGTTGTTGGCGGCGATGACGGTTGTTTCGCTTGTTTGGGTGCTCTTCAACTATAAAGCGTTTAACCTGTTAGCTGAAAAATCAGCAACGCCCCTGTTTAGGATTGCCGCAAAAATTTTCGTTGCAGGCGGCGTTGTGAATGTGGCTGTTGGGGTTGTGTTTGCGGTTTTAGGGCTTCTCGGTTTAATCGGTTACTACGAGATGCTTTTAGCGTCTTTTCCTGGAGGTTTGATTCAGTACGTTGCCTGGGGGTTTGTAGCCAAAGGCTTCTTTTCCATCCCAGTCTCTGAACCATCTTACACAGCCGCCACCTTTACAGGTCAAGGTAAATATTGCCCACATTGCGGTGCCCTAAACCAATCCGATGCTGTATATTGCTCCAGATGCGGCCAACAACTTGGGGCTTAG
- a CDS encoding tRNA 4-thiouridine(8) synthase ThiI, with the protein MRKVKAISLLSGGLDSILATELVRRQGIEVIAFNLKTPFGIPKKDGKSEAQLAAEQLKVPLVIKSADKEYLQMLRHPKHGYGKNINPCVDCKIFILKQAKKYAKEIGADFLFTGEVLGERPMSQHGAALKIIAEEAGLKGKLLRPLSAKLLAETEAEKKGLIDRSKLLSIQGRGRKPQMELAKQYGITVFPSPAGGCLLTCEEYAKKLRDLFEHKKRVSAADVALLRIGRHFRVGESKIIVGRNQAENSFLVANRAKADYYFELPTIVGPTTLLQGPKTKMAIEKAAQLTAFYSDAKTAQATVKYGKTCLEKTIAVQLPQRAEVDKLRVGSEIKLKEKAIQ; encoded by the coding sequence ATGCGCAAGGTTAAAGCCATAAGCTTGCTTTCTGGCGGCTTAGACAGCATTCTCGCAACCGAATTGGTGCGTCGACAAGGTATAGAAGTCATCGCTTTCAACCTTAAAACGCCGTTTGGTATTCCAAAGAAGGACGGCAAAAGTGAAGCCCAACTAGCTGCAGAACAACTCAAAGTGCCTCTTGTCATAAAAAGCGCCGACAAAGAATACCTCCAAATGCTACGTCACCCTAAACACGGGTACGGAAAAAACATCAACCCCTGCGTCGACTGCAAAATCTTCATCCTAAAACAAGCTAAAAAATACGCCAAAGAAATCGGAGCAGACTTCCTCTTTACAGGCGAAGTGCTCGGTGAACGCCCCATGTCTCAGCATGGTGCAGCACTAAAAATCATCGCGGAAGAGGCAGGGTTAAAAGGTAAACTTTTGAGGCCTCTGTCTGCGAAGTTGTTGGCGGAGACTGAGGCAGAGAAAAAAGGGTTAATCGACCGCTCAAAACTTTTAAGCATACAGGGCAGAGGCCGTAAACCCCAGATGGAACTCGCCAAACAATACGGCATTACAGTTTTCCCGTCTCCTGCTGGGGGTTGTCTTTTGACTTGTGAAGAATACGCTAAAAAACTCCGCGACCTCTTCGAACACAAAAAACGCGTTTCGGCTGCGGATGTTGCGTTGCTGCGGATTGGCAGACATTTTAGAGTTGGTGAAAGCAAGATAATTGTGGGTAGAAATCAAGCGGAAAACAGCTTTTTAGTTGCCAACCGCGCCAAAGCTGACTATTATTTTGAGTTGCCCACCATCGTTGGCCCAACCACCTTGCTGCAGGGACCCAAAACAAAAATGGCGATTGAGAAGGCGGCTCAGTTAACAGCGTTTTACTCAGACGCCAAAACAGCCCAAGCCACAGTAAAATACGGCAAAACATGCCTCGAAAAAACCATAGCCGTCCAGTTGCCTCAAAGGGCAGAAGTGGATAAACTGCGTGTCGGAAGCGAGATTAAACTTAAAGAAAAAGCTATTCAGTAA